In Caretta caretta isolate rCarCar2 chromosome 20, rCarCar1.hap1, whole genome shotgun sequence, a single window of DNA contains:
- the LOC142069704 gene encoding maestro heat-like repeat-containing protein family member 2B, giving the protein MAEGDALRLWSFVLFGILARLTKRKWKGYFAEQVRQSWLTLLLHLQDPNPRVSVECRATFHLCVPFLGLKRLQTAVNEHLDGTAELKPEELQVDICRHLAKENAELLENLYKSTIMYFFSRWEEIRAVAVKLAGIILEHTDRQRMKWPNLDHLLMSLQFLKKDPSPSVQLVATEVLNDICPG; this is encoded by the exons atggct gagggtgatgctcttcgtttatggtcctttgtcctatttggcatcctggcccgcctgaccaaaagaaaatggaagggctatttcgccgagcaggttcGACAGAGCTGgctcacacttctgctgcacctgcaagacccgaaccccagggtttcagtg gaatgcagagctacgtttcacctctgtgtcccgtttttgggactgaagaggctccaaactgccgtgaatgaacaccttgatggcacagccgagctgaagcctgaagagctccaggtggacatttgcagacacctt gccaaagagaatgccgagctgctggagaacttgtacaaaagcaccatcatgtACTTCTTTAGCAGATGGGAAGAGATCCGGGCAGTTGCAgtcaagttagctg gcatcatcctggaacacacagacaggcagcgtatgaaatggccgaacctggaccatctgctgatgt ctctccagttcctcaagaaagacccaagtccctctgtccagctggtggcaactgaggtcctaaatgacatctgtcctggctga